Proteins from a genomic interval of Polyodon spathula isolate WHYD16114869_AA chromosome 1, ASM1765450v1, whole genome shotgun sequence:
- the LOC121330824 gene encoding THAP domain-containing protein 1-like yields the protein MVQSCSAYGCKNRYHKDKNISFHKFPLARPDVCEKWVSAMSRNNFKPTKYSNICSQHFTKDCFKRECNNRVLKENAVPSVFYFSTASEKEKAQEPQEPPSPEPPSVPEQQQQQEQLQPQPQHMVQMVMHPLLSSQSISCDHNYTVEDTVQQKKRIQQLEEQVDKLRKKLKTVQQKCRRQERQLEKIKAIRDFQKDKDAVSGESYVILPTELYEVLKGIESTENL from the exons ATGGTCCAGTCGTGCTCCGCATACGGATGTAAAAACAGATATcacaaagacaaaaacatttcttttcacAA GTTTCCTCTTGCACGCCCCGACGTTTGTGAAAAATGGGTTTCAGCAATGAGTAGAAATAACTTCAAGCCAACGAAGTACAGCAATATCTGTTCACAGCATTTCACAAAAGACTGCTTCAAACGAGAGTGCAACAACAGAGTCCTGAAAGAAAATGCAGTGCCCTCGGTCTTCTATTTTAGCACAGCAAGTGAGAAG gAAAAAGCACAAGAACCTCAGGAACCGCCCTCACCAGAACCACCCTCTGTCccggagcagcagcagcagcaggagcagctccagccccagccccagcatATGGTTCAGATGGTGATGCACCCACTGCTCTCCAGCCAGTCCATTTCCTGTGATCACAACTACACTGTGGAGGACACGGTGCAGCAGAAGAAGAGGATCCAGCAGCTAGAGGAGCAGGTAGATAAGCTGCGCAAAAAGCTCAAGACCGTGCAGCAGAAATGCCGGCGCCAGGAGAGGCAGCTGGAGAAAATTAAGGCCATCCGTGACTTTCAAAAGGACAAAGATGCAGTGTCTGGAGAGAGCTACGTGATCCTCCCAACTGAGTTGTATGAAGTCCTCAAAGGCATAGAATCCACAGAAAACTTGTAA